In the Harmonia axyridis chromosome 3, icHarAxyr1.1, whole genome shotgun sequence genome, one interval contains:
- the LOC123676843 gene encoding cytochrome b5 domain-containing protein 1: MNLEKKKLPYIAPFEVVVHNKATDCWVSVLGKVFDITPLIKQYEGQACVKPLIALAGKDLSHWFDAKTGAIRHRIHPVTGVLTPYCPNGAFPDVQCQVPDSQWRAINGPPWWDRPQYQIGILTKRVRSLKIINMLTFHEVQINVCCEDTFRRIQERYSIFNKDPDSYAWRYFDQEIDLDKTMDENGIVDDRDKFTEFGMPQNFYIPVVFLFYKDDLKYSQGEEESFTYYKDLSDDKISGIGHGVPYRILTPTFQSIDPCVCDDIEEEEEEHEVDVDLEKYFKQLSFQENSEDQRV, encoded by the coding sequence aTGAACCTAGAGAAAAAGAAACTACCGTACATAGCTCCATTCGAAGTTGTTGTCCACAACAAAGCTACAGACTGTTGGGTATCAGTCCTTGGCAAAGTATTCGACATAACACCGTTAATCAAGCAGTATGAAGGTCAAGCTTGCGTAAAACCCCTAATTGCCCTAGCTGGAAAAGACTTAAGCCATTGGTTTGATGCAAAAACTGGAGCCATCCGTCACAGAATCCACCCAGTAACAGGCGTGTTAACGCCCTACTGTCCAAATGGAGCGTTTCCAGACGTTCAATGCCAAGTTCCCGACTCACAATGGCGAGCCATCAATGGTCCTCCATGGTGGGATCGACCCCAATACCAAATTGGTATTTTAACAAAGCGCGTGAGATCCTTGAAGATAATCAACATGCTGACATTTCATGAAGTTCAGATAAATGTATGCTGCGAAGATACATTCAGAAGGATACAGGAGCGTTACTCCATCTTCAACAAAGACCCCGACAGCTACGCTTGGAGATATTTCGATCAAGAAATCGACTTGGACAAAACGATGGATGAAAATGGTATAGTGGATGATAGGGATAAATTTACTGAGTTTGGTATGCCTCAAAATTTCTACATCCCAGTTGTGTTTTTGTTCTATAAGGACGATTTGAAGTATTCTCAAGGTGAAGAGGAATCGTTCACTTATTACAAGGATTTATCAGATGACAAGATTTCTGGAATAGGTCATGGAGTGCCATATAGGATTCTCACTCCGACGTTTCAATCAATTGATCCTTGTGTGTGTGATGatatagaagaagaagaagaagaacatgaAGTAGATGTAGATCTTGAGAAATACTTCAAGCAATTGAGTTTCCAAGAAAACTCGGAAGACCAAAGAGTTTGA
- the LOC123676845 gene encoding muscle-specific protein 20-like, which produces MPGPSRPLWQVAGKRDPQQEQEAQAWIETVIGERFPPGVPYEIALRDGIILCKLMNRLQPGIITKINTSGGDYKMMDNLSQFHKACVKYGVADVDLFQTTDLWDQKNIVLVTTTIFAIGRTAYKHPEWRGPCLGPKPSEENRREFSEQTLRASEGIIGLQAGTNKGATQAGQNFGASRKIILGK; this is translated from the exons GTTGCCGGCAAGCGTGATCCTCAACAGGAACAAGAAGCTCAAGCTTGGATTGAAACCGTAATTGGTGAGAGGTTTCCACCAGGTGTCCCCTATGAAATAGCACTTAGAGATGGAATAATTCTTTGCAAATTGATGAATAGACTTCAACCTGGAATCATCACCAAAATCAATACAAGTGGAGGAGATTATAAAATGATGGATAATTTGAGCCA atttcacaaAGCCTGCGTGAAATACGGAGTAGCAGATGTTGATCTATTCCAAACAACAGATCTATgggatcaaaaaaatattgttctcgTTACTACAACGATATTTGCAATTGGTCGTACTGCTTACAAACATCCAGAATGGAGAGGACCATGTTTAGGACCAAAGCCTTCAGAAGAAAATCGTAGAGAATTTTCAGAACAAACATTGAGAGCTAGTGAAGGCATCATAGGACTACAAGCTGGAACAAATAAGGGTGCCACTCAAGCTGGTCAAAACTTTGGAGCCTCAAGAAAAATCATTCTGGGCAAATAA